Genomic DNA from Staphylococcus aureus:
AAAAAATTGGAGGAGTCTATTATGAAAAAGTTTTTTATGTTTTTTGTTTGTTTATTAACTGTGTTTTTAAGTTTTAATTTTGTTAATTCGATTTTATTTGACGGTTCTTTTGTCTTTTTAGAAAGTTTTATTTATTCATTGGTTTTTACACTCGTTTTTTTAGGATTAGAGGGGGATAAGGAGAAAAAGAAGTAGGAAACGCATTTATGCCGAGAAAATTTATTGATATTGAGAAGAACCCTTAACCAAAATTGAAGACGAATGTCGGCATAGCATAAGCTATTAAGCCGACTATTCGACAAGTTTAGGGATTGTTAAGGGTTTCGAGGCTCAACGTCAATAAAGCAATTGGAATAAAGCAATATAGATTTGCTATCTAATAATCTTTAGAAGTTTTTTTCATTAATTTTTCAAAATCAGTATCGCTAATATTTGATTGAGTAAGTGTGATTAAGTTTCCATCTGGATCTTTTATTGTCATTTCTTTAGCGTTCCATGGTTGTTCTTCTAATTGGCTTACTATAAATTTTTGTGAAATGTTTTGTGATTTTTCTTCGATATCTTTTACTAAGATATTTAAGTATATTGAGTTTCCAACTTCAAAATCTTTTTGAGAAATTAGCATTAAGTCTTGATATTTCTCTAGTCTCAAATGATTCATTAGCACTTTATTAAACATTGGCATTTGATAAAATTCCATTGTTTTCACCTCTTTTTTTATTTATTGTAATGTATTACGTTACGTTAATGTCAAAAAGAGGTGGTTTTTGAAACGAGTTTCTTCTTGTCTTGATACTATAAAAAAACAAAGTTATATAACATAAGACGACTTATCGGAAGTAGATATGCTTGTATATTCACAGATGGTATAATAATAGAGTCGCCTATCTCTCAGGCGTCAATTGACGAAGAGAGGAGGTGCATTACTTTGCTAATCATTTTCGTTCACATCATAGCACCAGTCATCAGTGGCTGTGCTGTTGCGTATTATACTTATTGGCTTAGTAAACGCAACAAATAATTAATAGGCGACTTTATAAGCCAGCATCGAAAAAATCCCCACACTACTGCAATAGTGTGGGGATTGGTGCATTAATTGTTAATCATTTTCGTTATATAGATTATAACACTGGTTAGTAAAGAAATGCAAAGTGATATGTACAGTATCAGTTACAAGGTATCGTTTCAATATTTTGACGCTAATTGTCAATAATTTAAAGGATAATTTATGAATGTTATGTATTGAGAGTTTATCCTTTTTTTATATAGATTGTCATTAGAACGTGCATTAAATTTAGAATAAATAATACAAAGATCAAAATTCATGAAATCAAATTTTTAATAACTTCATTAAGCTTCGTATCAATATACTTATCCTTATGTATGACTAAATAGAAATAACGTTTGATGTCTAAGTTTGTTACTTCTAGCTTTTCTAAATCATAAGGTGTTAATGTTGATTTAGAAACAATAGAAAAGCCTTTATCAGCGTGGACCATATTTTTAATTAGATTTGTGTTGTTAATTTCTACTAAATAAGAGGATGAAGTCATTTGTGATAACGCATTTTCCTGATAGACTCTTGTCCCTGATCCACGTTCTCTGATAAAACATATTGACTTATTTGAAGATGATGATTTTTTGCGAATTAATACTATTTCATCTTGAGCAATACGTCTACTGTGTATAATATTACTTTGAACCTCTTTTTCGATTATACCTAAATCGATAGTGTTATTCTTAATATGTTGTAATACTGTATCAGAATTATTTAAATACACATGAATGTATAATTCAGGATAATTTTTGGCTAAATCAGCAAGATGTTGTGACAATCGATATTCGCCATAAGTGTAACTACTCCCTATCGTTAAATCTCCTGAAATTATATCAGGTTGCATTTTCAAATCGTGTCTTAAGTTTTGTTCTAATCGCTCACGTTGTAAAGCATATTGAAATAGTTTCTCCCCATCACTTGTTAAAGACATTTTAGAATGTCTAAATTCGAAAATTTTTACATCGTATTCCAGTTCTAATCGTTTAATATCGCGACTTATTGATGGCTGTGAAGTATATAAATTTTCTGCAGCTTTAGTAAAACTTTGCGTTTTAACTACTTCAGTTAGAACTTTTAATGAATCCATTAACTAGGTCTCCTGACATTTGAATACCTCTATTATAACAAAAATGTTATGAGTAATATACTTAATATTTATTTTACGTTATAACTATGCGATGCTAAGCTTTTGATAAAGGAGGAGTTAAAAAGTGAAGTCCTTAAAAAGCAAAGCCTTTATTTATGGTTTATTATTCACATTTATCATCGCAGTTATAAGTTTATTAGGCTCAAAGTTACCATTTTTAGATAAGATAGGTGCTTTAACAATTGCTATACTGATTGCGATTCTATATAGACATTTTAAGGGTTACCCTGAAGCATATCGTTCAGGAATCGCATTTTCGTCTAAACGGTTACTGAAATTAGCTATTATATTATATGGATTAAAGTTAAATATTTATGATGTAATTGGAAAAGGTAGCGATTTGGTATTAATCGATATTGGAGTCATCCTTTTTAGTATCGGATTAATGTTGTTACTAAATAAATATATTAAAGGAGATAAAAACCTCATCCTATTATTAGGTATTGGCACTGGGGTGTGTGGCGCGGCAGCTATTGCAGCAGTATCTCCAATATTAAAATCTAGAGAAAAAGATTCTGCGATTAGTATTGGTATTGTCGCACTTATTGGCACTATATTTTCGCTTGCATATACTGTAATATATTCTATTTTTACAATATCTCCTGAAGTATTTGGGGTCTGGTCAGGTACAAGTTTACATGAAATTGCACATGTAATTCTTGCTTCAGACTTCTCAGGCCAAGAGGCTTTGAGTATGGGACTGTTAGGAAAACTGGGACGTGTGTTTTTATTAATACCTCTGAGTATTATTTTAATTTTAATTATGAGAAAAAAATCGCATAGTGAGAATGAAAAAAAGCGTATTGATGTACCTTACTTTTTACTTGGTTTTGTCATGATGGCATTATTCCATACTTATGTATCCTTGCCACACATGGTTATGCAAATTATAGATAATATCACTACTATATGCTTATTGATGGCAATGGTTGCATTAGGGTTAAATGTTTCATTTAAAGACTTAAAAGATCGTGCTTTCAAACCATTAATAGCTGTCATTATTGTATCTATTTGTTTATCAACTGTGACATTTATTGTTGCTAAGTACTTTTATAGTTAGACTATAAGTATATTAAAAAATTGATATAGATTCTCACAAACAAACACAACACATTGAAGGCATTCCATATTACTACGGTCAAAAAAAGATCAGCCTTTTTCTTACTAGGCCTATTCTTCTTTATTATTACTGACATATCAAGCTTTACAATGCATATTCCGACTTACCTTGACAGTTTAATTATAGTAAATTTCAATATTTCTATTAACTATGGAACAATATAATTTAGGGTACATTCTAATCATACAAATGAAGTTGTTGAATTTATAATAGCTTAAACGTATGATTAGTGTGTATTTTTTAACTTTTATTATTGTTGAAAGTTAAGTTGTATTTACTTATCACTCTTTTCATCTTCTAATTTATTGAGATAACGATAAATTGTTGTACGTGAAACTTGCCATTGTTCAGCAATTGTCTTAATTGGCGTACCATTATCATAAAGTGTTTTGAGCAATTTTAAATCTTGTTTGTTTAATTTTTCGGGTCTTCCACCATACCGTCCTCTAGCACGTGCTGCAATTCTACCAGCTGAAGAACGTTCTAAAATTAAATTACGTTCAAATTCTGCAAATGCTGCGAATAAATGAAATAATAATTGTCCGGTAGAACTTGATTTATCCATCGTTATATTTTCTTCTAAACTATGGAAACTTACACCTCGTTCATTAAGCTCATTAACTAATGTAATTAAATCCTCCATATTACGTCCTAGTCTATCTAATCTCCAAACAACAATAGTATCTCCAGACCTTGCAAATTCAATTGCTTTATCTAAACCAGGTCTTTTACTTTTTGAACCACTCATATGATCGTTAAATATCTTTTCACAACCATATGCATTTAATCGATCTTCTTGTAAATTTAAATTTTGTAATCCTGTTGAAACTCTTGCATAACCTATTTTCAAAATACAAACCTCCTATATCCATCATTAGTGTACCATAACTTAAATACGGGTACTTTTATGAACATAGATTTTTTATTGGGTTTCTGAACATAAAAATAAATGTAATCCTCACTTATTTCGATATAAAAAAAGAGTGTACAGAAAATGGTTATTTTCTGTACACTACAAAATAAAAAAGTCAAATGGTATATACCCCTATCCCGTATATGTTACACTCAAATTGTCTTATTACTATCTTTAAAAATATAAAATTAGGAGGTTTAATTTTGTCGAATAACAAAAAACACCAAAATCATGAGCATCATAGTCATCAAGAACATGAAAATCACACTAGTCATGGTAATCATGAACATCACCATCATGGAAATTTTAAAAGTAAATTCTTTATTTCTTTGATTTTTGCGATACCGATTATTATTTTATCGCCCATGATGGGAGTTAAATTACCGTTTCAAATTTCATTTACAGGGTCAGATTGGATTGTATTAATTCTTGCTACAATTTTATTCTTTTACGGAGGAAAGCCATTTTTATCAGGGGCTAAAGATGAAATTTCAACTAAAAAACCTGGAATGATGACGCTTGTTGCTCTAGGTATTTCAGTAGCTTATATTTATAGTTTATACGCCTTTTATATGAATAACTTCAGTGGTTCATCCACACATACAATGGACTTTTTCTGGGAATTAGCGACTTTAATTTTAATCATGTTATTAGGTCATTGGATTGAAATGAACGCAGTAGGTAATGCAGGCAATGCACTGAAGAAAATGGCAGAACTTTTACCTAATACTGCAGTGAAGCTGATTGATAACAATCAACGAGAAGAAGTTAAAATATCAGATATTCATATTGACGATATTGTGGAAGTCAGAGCAGGCGAAAGTATACCCACAGACGGAATCATTGTTCGAGGAGAAACATCAATTGACGAATCATTAGTTACTGGCGAATCAAAAAAAGTTCATAAAACTCATAATGATGATGTTATTGGAGGTTCAATTAATGGTTCAGGTACAGTACAAGTTAAAGTGACTGCTACGGGTGAAAATGGCTACCTATCTCAAGTTATGGGTCTTGTTAACCAAGCTCAAAACGATAAGTCAAAAGCTGAACTCCTCTCTGATAAAGTCGCAGGTTATTTGTTTTACTTTGCAGTAAGTATTGGCCTGATTTCATTTATCGTATGGATGCTTATTCAAAACAACGTCGATTTCGCACTTGAACGGCTAGTAACCGTATTAGTCATTGCTTGTCCACATGCATTAGGCTTGGCAATACCTTTAGTTACAGCACGTTCTACCTCTATAGGCGCACATAATGGTTTAATCATTAAAAACAGAGAATCTGTAGAAATCGCACAACACATTGATTACATCATGATGGATAAAACTGGGACACTAACTGAAGGTAACTTTTCAGTGAATCACTATGAAAGTTTTACAGACGAGTTAAATAATGAAGAAATATTGAGTCTATTTGCTTCATTAGAAAGTAATTCTAATCATCCACTTGCCACTGGTATTGTTGATTTTGCTAAAGGCAAAAATATTTCATATGCTACTCCTCAAGAAGTTAATAATATTCCAGGTGTAGGCTTAGAAGGCACAGTTGATAATAAAAAACTCAAAATAGTGAATGTTTCTTATCTCGATAAAAGCAATTTTGATTATAATAAAGAACAATTTACGAATCTCGCTCAACAAGGGAATTCTATTAGTTATCTAATTCATGACCGACAAGTTATTGGTATTATCGCACAAGGCGATAAAATTAAAGAAAGTTCAAAACAAATGGTTTCGGATTTATTATCGAGAAACATTACGCCAGTCATGCTTACAGGCGATAATAAAGAAGTGGCACAAACAGTGGCTGAAGAATTAGGTATTAGTGATGTCCACGCGCAATTGATGCCCGAAGATAAAGAAAGTATTATCCAAGATTATCAAAGCAATGGTAGCAAAATCATGATGGTTGGTGATGGTATCAATGATGCGCCAAGCCTTATTAGAGCAGATATTGGTATGGCAATTGGCGCAGGGACAGATGTAGCTATTGAATCGGGGGATGTCATACTCGTTAAAAGTAATCCTTCTGATATTATCAATTTTTTGTCCCTTTCAAAAAATACGATGAAAAAAATGGTTCAAAATTTATGGTGGGGCGCAGGATATAACGTGATTGCAGTTCCTCTTGCAGCTGGTATATTAGCTTCTATTGGTTTAATATTATCACCTGCTGTGGGTGCAATACTTATGTCTTTAAGTACGATCATCGTAGCAATTAATGCATTTACATTAAAATTAAAATAAAAGAGGTAAATATAATGTATAAAAAAATGTTCACAATTTTAATTACGTTATTTTCTATAATGTTTATGGTTCCTAATGATACTTTTGCAGAAGGTAAGCACAACATGATGGACATGAAAGAAAATGATCAAAAGCGAAATGATATGATGGATATGAAAAGTCATGACGAAAGAAAAAATTTGAATTCTTCACAAGGAAAAAATGAAATAACATTTCCCAAAGTTTTAGATCCTAAAAAAGATAACAATGGTTATAAAAGTTATACATTAAAAGCGCAGAAAGGAAAGACAGAATTTTACAAAGGTAATTTCTCTAACACTTTAGGATACAATGGAAATTTACTTGGGCCAACTTTAAAATTAAAAAAAGGAGATAAGGTTAAAATTAAGTTAGTCAACAACTTAGATGAAAATACAACATTTCATTGGCATGGGTTAGAAATAGATGGAAAAGTGGATGGAGGCCCTTCTCAAGTTATAAAACCAGGAAAAGAAAAAACAATAAAATTTGAGGTTAAACAAGAGGCTGCTACATTATGGTATCATCCCCACCCCTCCCCAAATACAGCTAAACAAGTTTATAATGGTTTATCAGGGTTATTATATATAGAGGATGACAAAAAGAATAATTATCCTAGCAATTATGGGAAAAATGATTTGCCTATAATAATCCAAGATAAAACATTTGTATCTAAAAAATTAAATTATACAAAAACGAAAGATGAAGATGGTACTCAAGGTGATACAGTCCTTGTGAATGGGAAAGTAGATCCTAAATTAACAACAAAAGAAGGAAAAATACGTTTGAGACTTTTAAATGGCTCCAATGCTCGGGATTTAAATCTTAAGCTAAGTAATAATCAAAGTTTTGAATATATTGCTTCAGAAGGCGGCCATTTAGAAAAGACTAAAAAGTTAAAAGAAATTAATTTAGCTCCTTCAGCAAGAAAAGAAATAGTAATAGATTTATCTAAAATGAAAGAAGAAAAAGTCAATCTTGTTGATAATGATGAAACAGTAATTTTACCAATTATTAACAAAGAAAAAAGTACTAACAAAGACACTACTCCAAAAGTAGATAAAAAAATCAAATTAGAAGGTATGGACGATAATGTTACTATTAATGGCAAAAAATTCGATCCTAACAGAATAGATTTCACACAAAAGGTAAACCGTAAAGAAACTTGGGAAATTGAAAACGTCAAAGATAAAATGAGTGGTATGAAGCACCCGTTCCATATCCACGGAACGCAATTTAAAGTTTTATCAGTGGATGGGAAGAAACCTTCAGAAGATATGAGAGGCAAAAAAGACGTTATATCTCTGGAACCTGGACAAAAAGCCAAAATAGAAGTGGTTTTTAAAAATACTGGGACATACATGTTCCATTGTCACATACTTGAGCATGAAGATAATGGAATGATGGGACAAATAAAAGTAACAAAATAATTTATATCGTCGCGATCATTTTATCATCTCCAAATATTTTAGGGATGAGGCTGGGACATTAAGTTCTTAGGCAATGTAAAAAAGCTGATTTCTATTAATTATTTGATGGAAATCAGCTTTTTTGATATTTATTTTATAATGTACAGCTCGTTGAGCTGCTATTTTCCTTATATTAAGTGCCATTAATACAAAACCTAGCTCTCGTTTAACTTTATTTATTCCTCGAACTGACATTCGAGTGAAACCCAAAATAGCCTTCATAAATCCAAAAACAGACTCTACATCAATTTTTCTTTGACTATAGATTTTTTTCGTTTCTGGTTCAGAAAGCTTTTGATTAATTTGGGCTTTAAAGTATTCCCAATTATAATTCTTCATGATTTTCTTATTGGATTTCGAATTTGGCTTCATGCATTGTTGCCTCAAAGAACATGCTGAACAGTCATCGCATTCATATAGTTTGAAGTCACGTTTAAAACCATATCTATCATTACGGTTTGCATATCTTTTAAAACCTATTCTTTTGTTATTAGGACATATAAATTCATCATTAAGTTCGTCATATTTCCAGTTTTGAGTGTTAAAAATGTCACTTTTAAACTTTCTCGTTTTATCTTTAATAAACATACCATACGTAATAAGTGGCGTTTTATTAAAATCATCTATAATAGCCATATAGTTTTGCTCACTACCATAACCTGCATCAGCTACAATATACTCCGGTAAATAACCGAAGGTATTTTGAATCATTGTTAAAAATGGAATTAAAGTTCTAGTATCTGTCGGGTTTTGAAATAGGTCATAGGATAAAACAAATTGAGAATTTGTCGCTATTTGTAAATTGTATCCTGGCTTAAGTTGGCCATTTTTCATATGGTCTTCCTTCATTCTCATAAAAGTTGCATCATGATCAGTTTTAGAAAAGCTATTTCTATCTTTAAGAATCGATTTTTGTTCTTCATATTTACTTTTTCTTTCGGAATAATCATCAAATTTCTTTTTGAACTTCTTAATCTCAGTTCTTTTTTTACGGGTCTGTTTTCTAATTTGAGTACAATCTTCATTCTGAATAGAATGATTTAAATCTTCGATTTCTTTATCTAAATGACTACCAATTAAATCTATTTCTTCTATTGTTAAATCGCTATCTCCATCTTCTTTTATCTCTGGTATTATTTTTTCTTCAACTAAGTCACGATATAATGCTTTTGAATTTTCGTTCAATTTCGATTCGTGATTTTGAATACTTTTCTTCCACACAAATGTATACCTATTGGCATTAGCTTCTACTTTTGTACCATCAATAAAAATTGAATTATCATCAATAAGATTTTGCTTTAAACATTGACTATGAAACTGAATAAATAAAGATTCAATTAATGCATCAGTATTAGGATTTACTCTAAAACGATTAATAGTTTTATAAGAAGGTGTTTGATTTTGAGCTAACCACATCATTCGAATACTGTCATGAAGTAATTTCTCTATTCTACGACCAGAAAATACAGATTGAGTGTATGCATATAAGATAATTTTTAACATCATTTTTGGATGATAGGATGTTGCGCCACGATGATGTCTGAATTCATCGAATTCGCTATCAGGTATCGTTTCAACAATTTCATTAACATATCGTGAAATATCATTTTGAGGAATTCTAACAGAAGTTTCTATTGGTAGTGTAAGTTGGGTCATGTTATAATTTTTAT
This window encodes:
- a CDS encoding YeiH family protein, which translates into the protein MKSLKSKAFIYGLLFTFIIAVISLLGSKLPFLDKIGALTIAILIAILYRHFKGYPEAYRSGIAFSSKRLLKLAIILYGLKLNIYDVIGKGSDLVLIDIGVILFSIGLMLLLNKYIKGDKNLILLLGIGTGVCGAAAIAAVSPILKSREKDSAISIGIVALIGTIFSLAYTVIYSIFTISPEVFGVWSGTSLHEIAHVILASDFSGQEALSMGLLGKLGRVFLLIPLSIILILIMRKKSHSENEKKRIDVPYFLLGFVMMALFHTYVSLPHMVMQIIDNITTICLLMAMVALGLNVSFKDLKDRAFKPLIAVIIVSICLSTVTFIVAKYFYS
- the mco gene encoding multi-copper oxidase Mco yields the protein MYKKMFTILITLFSIMFMVPNDTFAEGKHNMMDMKENDQKRNDMMDMKSHDERKNLNSSQGKNEITFPKVLDPKKDNNGYKSYTLKAQKGKTEFYKGNFSNTLGYNGNLLGPTLKLKKGDKVKIKLVNNLDENTTFHWHGLEIDGKVDGGPSQVIKPGKEKTIKFEVKQEAATLWYHPHPSPNTAKQVYNGLSGLLYIEDDKKNNYPSNYGKNDLPIIIQDKTFVSKKLNYTKTKDEDGTQGDTVLVNGKVDPKLTTKEGKIRLRLLNGSNARDLNLKLSNNQSFEYIASEGGHLEKTKKLKEINLAPSARKEIVIDLSKMKEEKVNLVDNDETVILPIINKEKSTNKDTTPKVDKKIKLEGMDDNVTINGKKFDPNRIDFTQKVNRKETWEIENVKDKMSGMKHPFHIHGTQFKVLSVDGKKPSEDMRGKKDVISLEPGQKAKIEVVFKNTGTYMFHCHILEHEDNGMMGQIKVTK
- a CDS encoding LysR family transcriptional regulator — its product is MDSLKVLTEVVKTQSFTKAAENLYTSQPSISRDIKRLELEYDVKIFEFRHSKMSLTSDGEKLFQYALQRERLEQNLRHDLKMQPDIISGDLTIGSSYTYGEYRLSQHLADLAKNYPELYIHVYLNNSDTVLQHIKNNTIDLGIIEKEVQSNIIHSRRIAQDEIVLIRKKSSSSNKSICFIRERGSGTRVYQENALSQMTSSSYLVEINNTNLIKNMVHADKGFSIVSKSTLTPYDLEKLEVTNLDIKRYFYLVIHKDKYIDTKLNEVIKNLIS
- a CDS encoding IS1182-like element ISSau3 family transposase, translating into MYKNYNMTQLTLPIETSVRIPQNDISRYVNEIVETIPDSEFDEFRHHRGATSYHPKMMLKIILYAYTQSVFSGRRIEKLLHDSIRMMWLAQNQTPSYKTINRFRVNPNTDALIESLFIQFHSQCLKQNLIDDNSIFIDGTKVEANANRYTFVWKKSIQNHESKLNENSKALYRDLVEEKIIPEIKEDGDSDLTIEEIDLIGSHLDKEIEDLNHSIQNEDCTQIRKQTRKKRTEIKKFKKKFDDYSERKSKYEEQKSILKDRNSFSKTDHDATFMRMKEDHMKNGQLKPGYNLQIATNSQFVLSYDLFQNPTDTRTLIPFLTMIQNTFGYLPEYIVADAGYGSEQNYMAIIDDFNKTPLITYGMFIKDKTRKFKSDIFNTQNWKYDELNDEFICPNNKRIGFKRYANRNDRYGFKRDFKLYECDDCSACSLRQQCMKPNSKSNKKIMKNYNWEYFKAQINQKLSEPETKKIYSQRKIDVESVFGFMKAILGFTRMSVRGINKVKRELGFVLMALNIRKIAAQRAVHYKINIKKADFHQIINRNQLFYIA
- a CDS encoding type I toxin-antitoxin system Fst family toxin is translated as MLIIFVHIIAPVISGCAVAYYTYWLSKRNK
- the copB gene encoding copper-translocating P-type ATPase CopB — protein: MSNNKKHQNHEHHSHQEHENHTSHGNHEHHHHGNFKSKFFISLIFAIPIIILSPMMGVKLPFQISFTGSDWIVLILATILFFYGGKPFLSGAKDEISTKKPGMMTLVALGISVAYIYSLYAFYMNNFSGSSTHTMDFFWELATLILIMLLGHWIEMNAVGNAGNALKKMAELLPNTAVKLIDNNQREEVKISDIHIDDIVEVRAGESIPTDGIIVRGETSIDESLVTGESKKVHKTHNDDVIGGSINGSGTVQVKVTATGENGYLSQVMGLVNQAQNDKSKAELLSDKVAGYLFYFAVSIGLISFIVWMLIQNNVDFALERLVTVLVIACPHALGLAIPLVTARSTSIGAHNGLIIKNRESVEIAQHIDYIMMDKTGTLTEGNFSVNHYESFTDELNNEEILSLFASLESNSNHPLATGIVDFAKGKNISYATPQEVNNIPGVGLEGTVDNKKLKIVNVSYLDKSNFDYNKEQFTNLAQQGNSISYLIHDRQVIGIIAQGDKIKESSKQMVSDLLSRNITPVMLTGDNKEVAQTVAEELGISDVHAQLMPEDKESIIQDYQSNGSKIMMVGDGINDAPSLIRADIGMAIGAGTDVAIESGDVILVKSNPSDIINFLSLSKNTMKKMVQNLWWGAGYNVIAVPLAAGILASIGLILSPAVGAILMSLSTIIVAINAFTLKLK
- a CDS encoding recombinase family protein, yielding MKIGYARVSTGLQNLNLQEDRLNAYGCEKIFNDHMSGSKSKRPGLDKAIEFARSGDTIVVWRLDRLGRNMEDLITLVNELNERGVSFHSLEENITMDKSSSTGQLLFHLFAAFAEFERNLILERSSAGRIAARARGRYGGRPEKLNKQDLKLLKTLYDNGTPIKTIAEQWQVSRTTIYRYLNKLEDEKSDK